A part of Nitrospinaceae bacterium genomic DNA contains:
- a CDS encoding fumarylacetoacetate hydrolase family protein yields the protein MRWMRFEVDGKTTYGIVEGDSVKAVDGDPFDGYQETGKNHDISNVKILIPLVPKTFYAAGLNYVAHIEEQARLHGQEINLPKKADVGYRANNSLIAHGETIVIPKDATVKVEYEGELVVVIGKKAKNITENEALDYVLGFTIGNDLSERNWQKEDRTMWRAKNTDTFAPMGPWIDTDAKLEDMETIVSVNGKEKIRFKTNDMLFGVEHYMSTISKYIELLPGDVLWMGTEGDSPNLVHGDVVDIEITGIGTLSNPIIKES from the coding sequence ATGCGGTGGATGCGCTTTGAGGTTGACGGCAAAACTACTTACGGAATCGTTGAAGGCGATTCGGTCAAAGCGGTGGATGGCGATCCCTTTGATGGCTACCAGGAAACCGGCAAAAACCATGACATATCCAATGTCAAAATATTAATACCCCTCGTCCCGAAAACGTTCTACGCGGCGGGTCTGAACTATGTCGCGCATATTGAAGAGCAGGCCCGCCTGCATGGCCAGGAGATCAACCTGCCCAAGAAAGCCGATGTCGGCTACCGGGCGAATAATTCCTTGATCGCCCATGGCGAGACAATCGTTATTCCGAAAGACGCGACCGTAAAGGTCGAATACGAAGGCGAACTGGTTGTCGTCATCGGAAAGAAGGCGAAAAACATCACCGAGAATGAGGCGCTCGATTATGTTCTCGGCTTCACCATCGGAAACGACCTCAGTGAGCGAAACTGGCAAAAAGAAGACCGCACCATGTGGCGTGCGAAAAATACAGACACCTTTGCGCCCATGGGTCCCTGGATCGACACCGATGCGAAACTCGAAGACATGGAAACCATCGTCAGCGTCAACGGCAAAGAAAAAATCCGGTTTAAAACCAACGATATGCTTTTTGGCGTCGAGCACTACATGAGCACCATCTCTAAATACATCGAACTTCTACCGGGAGACGTATTGTGGATGGGCACCGAAGGCGATTCGCCAAACCTTGTTCACGGCGATGTCGTTGAC